The nucleotide window aatttcttcatcactcctaagagtcGCCAACGGCCTCAAATAAAATCACGAGCCCTCAAAAGAGAGTCTGGGCCATTAAATTTTCTCACTCCTAAAAAGAGTCAATGGTCTCAAAATGTGGTCCATGAGTTCtacaaagagagttttaaaaggatcttAAAATTTTCTCTACTACTCAAGAGAGTCACTGCCTCAAAcaggtccatgagctcaagaGAGTTTTGTAAAAGGTCTTGAATTTCCTCATCACTTCTAAGAGAGTCACCTACTCAAAAAAAGGGTCTATGAGtgcaaagagagttttaaaaggatctGCTCCCTCACTCCCAACTTATAAACGGCCTCAAATACTGGCctatgagctcaaagagagagTTTTAAAAGCGATCTTAATTTTCTCATCACTCCCAAGCCGAGTCATTGGCCTCAAAACAGGTCCATGGAGCTCAAATAGAGTTTTTAAGGGTTTTAAATTTTCCTCATCACCCTAAGAGAGTTAAATGACCTCAACAGTACTACACAAAACAAAGAGAGAGTTTCAAGAGGCCTCAACAAATTCTGATTCCGCCCACGCATCACAAGACAATAGAGAGACCTCACTATGAGAGCAATCACTACGCATTGACCCTACAAAGGAGCTGTGAAGGAGGTCttatgaaattaccaaaatgtcaattcttatttttactaaaacccttttttccttttttttttttgcatttaagaCCCctaacttcattttttttttactttctttataaaattttagtaaataaaattcaaaacttttcacattttcattATGGCTTTTCGCAATAAACCCTTGAGCCATCATATTTTCGTATTAATTTACATGTTGTccttaaatatttcatttctgTTTTATATTCTCTatgattttgtaattacaaaattttgCCGAATTTATAACGGAGtctccttctttttccttttttattttttaacaaaaatcaaaatatttagaaaagatAACATTCCTCGTCTCGCATTacactaaatattaaattaaatctaaatACCAAGGCATGAGATGGTACTTAGTATGTAATTcaatataaaatacaatatatatattaaatctaAGTTACTATTTGATTAAGGAGTGGTAGTTCATAAAACAATCCAGAAGTGGTTTTACCATGACAAAGATTAAGACGAAATGAGTAAAATAAAGCATAGGTTACGTaagattttgttttgtaaaaaataaatccaCATCTCGTATGATGCATTGTAACATATTTTCTTGTACAATTTCATACATTATCTACCCTTCAAACTATATGGCAAGACTTTTAACGAACCTCTTAAGCATACCGAGATTCCATGCTAGTGCCTATCGATTTATTGATGAGAAAGAACGAAAATATGCTTTTCATGCATTGCCACGTGCATCAAAACCACCTTTCTTGGTTCCTACCCATCATAGAGATGGCCTTCTAATgatcattcttcttcttttctatttcttcttctcctttttttcttatctgtcctgatttttttttttgttgttcccAATATCCGAAatctaaaatttgaattttgattttaaaattttgaattattttatccCTACCTCTCATTCGGTGCAcatctttttttcatatattttattatttttttattattattattatttatttatttatttttatcattatctaatcaaatttttatttgatactcaaatttaatttaatttaatttttttccttcctgtttttttaaattttttccccGAGCATAGATAAGCCCTTCTTTATATCTAAACATGGATCATTAtccatcaaattttatttaaaactcaaatttaattttttatttaagtaaaaataatgattgaaattttattcaaattaaaactcctcttttttctatataaacaattatttataattgAGTTAACCCCAATTCAACTATTACTCGTGATCTAGGAGTTTTCTTGGGTTTTCTCGGGTCAGCCACCCCAATCaggtttcaaaatattaaattgaaatCCAACAACTGATTGgggtttcaaaatattaaattgaaatCCAACAACTGATTGgggtttcaaaatattaaattgaataCACTTCTTAGGAGCAGATTGAATTATATACATGTGTGTGCactattaatttaatacaatcaACTATCTAGTTTCAACATAGGAGaaaagtatatttaaaaaatctttatacCTTTCTGTtggcgtttttttttttttttcagaattttagatttaattaattaaaataaatcaggtgtttattttgaaatattcaaacatttatcaaatatttttcaaatttgattttaatttgccttaagaaaaaaagtaaatgcaatcctaatattaataatagtagTAATTATCCACTTTTGTTGTGTGGCACATACTTGTCAAAAACTGTTGGGCAGGGAAAGTATATAAGCAGGCGTCCATCTGGAGAAAATGGTCTTAAATGAagaaatagatatattttttatctttttttttatatataaaaatcaaatgttttaACCTTGCTCAAGCAGATGGCACCATTTCCTCACTTTCATTCATCAACATGAAACACTCTGAACCAAAAGTTTCAATTGCTGCCTTTTGTTTCAGGGTGATAGAATATGAACcaacaaaactacaaaactacaAAAATTTGAGAACACAAACCCTAGCAATGgccatataaaatatatttcaatattgGATTTTACATGCCCATATTATTTCATCTGCTagacataattataaaaaacatatacatCTCATTTTGAGTCCTTCAAAAGCCAATAACAAGATGAGAAGAATTTCAAGTGAtttgtaaattaaaagaaaatagagaccAATTAATACAACCTATTTCTAAAGATACATAATAATCAACACATACTTGGAAATATAAATTAGAACTTGGCTTCAAGTCTCAGAAATCCTTTTTTGAAGGGCATGAATAACTGACGCTTAATCAAATTTAATAACTTTTAAAGCAGAATATTTGAGAATTACAGTCAAAATAGTTAGCAAACCATATAAGTAAACAAGTACAAAACATAAATGAGAAGTACACTTGATGCAGCATTCCtgaaaaaaagtcaaaataaatgcttaaatacaattttcaggattaaaaaaaaaaaatacaacatcaaGAAGCATGTCCATTGCTGAGGCCAAACAAAACTAATTTCTTTGCAGGAACAGCACTAAGCAAATGAGATATGCTCATAATTGGTGCAAAATCCATATGTAACAGGATGCACAAAAAAAGTTAGTGATCCCATGATCCAGTTTTCTCAGGCAACCAACTTCAGTTTAACATTTCCCTAACTCATCAGCAATTTCTTCCTGCATTTATGGAATAAATATCAAACAGTGGTTTCTTGTAACTTGATTTTCTGAGGTCTAGTGTTAAAAGTTATATATCCAATGGAAATTCAGTGAATGAATGAAGAAACTCATCTGTGTCAGATGCATCATAAAAGAACTATCAGAGTATAATCACAAGATTTTATGAGTAACTCAAGAGAAATCAAATTACAGTATAATTCTAAGTTCATGATTAAATAAGATGCGGTGAAGTCCAGTTTTAATAGCATTGctttaaagaagaaagaagaaggctGCTAAGAAGAGGAGACCTTTTGTTTCATTACAGAAAATGTGGAAACCATCAAAGCTAGTTTGAGAATTTCTTTTATAAAGGTCCTTCTTTTGTGACATAACAACGCAAAAAAAGGTAGCCATATAAGTAACAATAATTTGTGATATATCCATATAAGATCAGGTTTGAATTACTATACTTACCTTTGTTAAATCTCAACCTCCCTTACATCCACACAACCCATCTATCACTATTCTGCAAGCATATTATCTTCATTTGGAAGAATATCTTTCccatcaataaaatatttttgcatgATTCCCTATCAAGTATCAGAATAATTCTCAAAATTCAGAGGaaaaaatagaaggaaaatacaacttataaacaaaattaataaagataAGTTCCACACATTTGCAAGGGAAAATTTTCTATACAATTGATATTTTTCTCCAAAAAGGAGGCATTCATCAAATTAAGAATGTTGAATAAAAAATGCAAACTAATCCCAAGAGACacaaaatcatttatatatGAAGTGGAATAATAAAGAGGAAATTTTAAACCAACTGGCTTCTCTGAGAAGCAGATCTTAATAAACTCAATAGAATGCACATTTACCTCCGCCAAAGATTACATGCCCTTAGTTGGAGAAGAGCTCAGGGGATCATTTTATATTTGTCTGTACATCAACTATTTTGTTAGTGATCTCTTTATTCATGTCAGAAGAACCATTCTCATGTATTTTCTCCTCCTGTATTCCATAACAGGAGATAATCATATTAAACACttcaaaatatacatatatatatatatatatatatcaaaacttTACTTGGGTTAAAATCACAACAAGaatttatatgcaaataaagaaaacatgataaacagaCAAATTTCACACTTTCATAAGTACAAATTTTGCATAAGGTGAGATTCCATAGATATGTGTTGTTGAAAAAGGGATCAGTCATCAAGTTAAAAAAGCTGAATGAAAACAGTAACCACAAATCAGTCAAATAAAAGATGTAAACCATATACACCTGAAGTGGAATAATAGTTAAGAAATTATAACCCTATAATTTGGCCTTTAAAGAATGCAAGTCAACATAAACTGAACAGAATGCATACTTACCTCTGGTAAAGCATCCATGTTCCCAGCTGGAGAGGAGTTCGCCAAATCTTCTTGATCTCCTTCTTTGGTAACAACTTCCTTAGGAACCTCTTCCGTCATCTTAGAAGGACCATCCTTATGTTTACCCTCCTGTATCCAATAACTAGGACAAAGTAAACatctaaaaacaaattttcGCTAGGCTCATAATTACAAGAAAAAGTTACACCACCTTGAGTCCTGCGTGATGTAAATAACATAACAGTACATTCTCATTTCATGACCATAGTGCATGAAAGGCTAAGGTGATTCATAATTATAAACCCATatcttatgcttttttttttctttgaaagcaAATATTCTTGACTTAATACAATACACAGGTACCTCAGGAAAAGCTTCCATATCCCTTAATGGAGAAGAGCTCACTGGAACTTGTTTGTTCGACTCTGCGTTAACAACTTCTTTTATGTCAGAGGAAGATTGCTCATGCATCCCCTGCCCCTGAATAAAATAATGGGGAAAATTCAGATCAATTACGAAAAACTGAACATTCCAAAGAGTCAAAACTTTAGCTcaaaatcacagcaaaaaaaATACACCTCACAGTGTCTAGGACACATTCACCTTTTATACAGCCATCTCATAGTTAATGAAAGATAAAAGCCACTCATAGTTATAACAAAACCTAATTGTAGTACATCTTCCAAAGCAACATTTTAAAATCAACAGGATGCATATTTACCTCTATTAAAGATTCAATTCCCCTGCTCGGAGAAGAACCCACCACTTCTTTTACAGTCTCTACAGTCACAGCAGCTACCTCTGCAACCTGTTTGCTCATGTCAAAAGAAGCCCCTTCACATATTCTCTCCTGTATCTAATATTAGGTAAAAATCAGATTACTCATGACAAAGTAAAACATTGAAGAAAGCTTAAAACTTTAACAAGCTCAAAATGGACCGAAACAAATAACAGTGAAGCTACATTCTCACTTTTCAATCATTTCCTAGTTCATTAGCAACAAATATCActtttaatcattaaaaaaaaaaaagtcaaaggaTTAACCTGGAATTTGTCAGCCTTAGCTAATGACTGGCCAAGCGAGTCCTTTAAATCAAGAACAATGCTTGGAAGCCTCTCCATGTCCCAACCCATGACTCTGCAAACAGCATTGGCAAATCCTCGGTGCGCCTCTCTCCTCTTCGTCTTCGAAATGGACTTTGAGTGTTGAACCAACCCAACACAATTGAGGAACCTCTTTCCAACCTTCATCCCCGTAGCCCTGcaaacaaaacagaaaaactCCCCCTTCTCCCAATTCTTCTCATAATATCTCCTCAATGCCCCATCCTTCTcaaacaaacccaaaaaaaacctaaaagCTCTAGCCTCGGCATCATCCTCCTCATACTCGTCCTCCTCCATCACatcctcctcatcctcatcatcatcatcatcatcatcatccccatCATCGCTGGAACTCGATTTACTGAAGAATTCGCATGACGTCCTGATACCACTCTCTTGCACCCGCACCGCATCGGCCCTCGCCTGATCATCAGCAGAAAGCAACAAGTTCTTCCTCTTCTCTGTGACGGGATTAGGCCAATTGGAGAACTCTGGCTTCGACGTCGGCGAAGGCAAGCAAGGCCACTCTTCCTCCACCACAAGAGTATCAGGGGCAGAGGGAGAGAccttctgctgctgctgctgctgctgctgctgctgatgctGCTGATGCTCCTTCCGCCTCTGCCTTGATTGCTCCTTCTTCCTCCTCCCTTTTCTCTTGTTAATCTTGTTTTCTGGGTTCTGGGAGACGGCGGTGACAGCAAGATGAGAACGAGGTGGTGGAGGGGGAGAGAGATGGTTCCGGGGAGGGCCTCGGCGCCATAGGCTGTGAAGGTGGAGAACCTCGTCGAGCCATTGCCGTTCTTGGGCGGCGGTGGGGTAGCGCAGGTGGTGCATTGAGGGAATGGGAACTCAGGCCTTGGCGAACAACCGGGTCTTTTGCAAAACTAGGGGTTTCTTGGATGTTTGTGTTTTCCACTACTGTGAGGAATTAGGGATCTTTCCAGCCCCTGCACATCATTATACATGTGccatttggaaatatttttacttttctaTAAAAATCAGAAGAATGTAATAAATTGTAAATCACAAAGTTTTAtttcttccaaatttttttttactggtcccattttaaaatttttattttattttttttataattaatatattgttataacttcaaataaattATGTTGAACTATACGCTCTCCCTCCGCTGTTTTTTACTCCTtccgttcctttttacttgtcacattagaaactttgtgcagcattaaataatttttttaaaatttatctttttatttaatgcacttgtacaattttcaataaattaaaatcatgtaagcattaaattatattatctacTAGTGAtgttttaaataggggtagttttggaaagtaatggatttttttataaaatataagtaatcaattaattttaactaattttttttaatgatgtgaattagttaaatgtgacaactaaaaaggaGTAGTTTTCAACTTTACTTAATTCATACTGATTAAGAAAATCGGTTAAAGTTAGTTAGctatctaaattttataaaaaaatttatttacttttcaaaaCTACCTCTATTTAAAACACCATTAAAACTACTCCTATTTCATTTCTTACTCATTAGAGTAATAATTTTATAGACATGATTTacattaaatgatttatttgttagGAATACAAAAcacattttaaaattatagtaTTGGAAATGTGTTTCTACTATTGAAAACCCGAAAACATTTATTAGTAAATGGTTGATTGtgattattgaaaattgtactaatacattaaattaaaaggtaaaattggaagaaaaaaatttaatgctagacaaaaattttaatgtgacaaattaaaaagaatatagaAAAGCCCTAAAATATGGCaactaaaaaagaacaaagagagtattttttattaaacttatgaaacattaaattatatcaCCTCCAGTAAGAATTTTTTGAAGAGGGAGTCTTGGTCTTTTTTATAAAACCCTGTTTAAATTATCTGgtgcattaaatattttttttaccaaaacactccctttgtttgtttttatctgtcgtggttAACCTAATCTCACGTACcaaaaaacttagttatttcacaaaattttattaaaaaaatagttatctttccaaaactactcctaatttatatcttcacatttctctcttatatttaattccaagaaaagaattgaatagaatgtcaagattaatttaaaaaaataataaatatttttttatgttaaaaaatgacaaataaaaagaaacatagattCGTGACAAACAAAATAGAACGGAAGGAGTATCCTtaattattcaatattttttggtaaaaaaaatttaaatgcataATAATTACTCTTTTCTTTAGTTTTGGGATAACGGGAAAAGTGCTCTATGGGAAAAATGCAAAGCTCTTCGTTTTCTTCAAGCCCTCAAGACTCCTCTTTCATTTACTTTGGAAGATTGTTTATACTCCATCTAATTtgaattgtaattttaaaaattaaatctctaaaaatcattatatttaaGTGGAGTAATTTCAGTTGGAAGAAGATTAAAATGATGGGTCCCAATATtttgaagagtaaaaatgaaaaacacacaTTATTGACAAATTAAATGCTTAAAACTATATTAATTagatttcttatttcttttaaagtAGTTAAAAGGGTCTTATATATGGGACTAGAGATAATATCTAACTACTTCTATACTGCCtaataaatgaatttatttttctaatagtgGAAACcactttttcaatattatttggAAAGTCCTTTTTATTCccaataaatcaatcaatgtGCACAATGTTTATGAAGCTGAAAGTGAAcagaaatttttttgcaaatttaaaaaatttggtaaagatcaaaattattattttttatatataaatttagattaacaacttatttataaaaataaaaaattatgcacATTGATTTACTATTTATTTGCGGTGGgagtatattttttaatatgtttcaGTCATATATTAAAAGGAGTTGAACCTCCCGCGTGGGAGTAGGAGTCAAATGCCTTAAGTGCTAGATTTGTTGTGgtgacaaaattttattttttaaaaaataactaacgAAGCCGtctctttttttgaaaaaaaatgtatttgtataaaaataaaaaatggaccACATTCACTaatcatttcattaaaaaagtattaaatatttttaaaaaatatatgaaatgccatgttgaaaattttaaatagttttattttttatatttttttgaacaaTCATCAATATTATGTGATGCTGAGAAGAAAAGACTAAAAATGAACATGTATTATGGGActaaatgtataatttttagATTGAAGGACCAAAATATAttttgggtatatatatatatatatacacgtataACATGCGGTTcaactataaaaataattatgtaatgaacaaaaaaaaggttaaatgtCTTTTATAAATGTACACCTTAAAATATCTTAGCATTCCATATTTAACtttataaactatatatttatttcttaaaaatgatttttatacattaggattataattatttacaaaatgaattcatattaaaatacatttaattatatatttcttatatgtatttatacaccaagataattcaaagaaaaaacgGAAGATGTTTTACTAAACTGCTGATTGGATAGGccagaattatggcataatttgtataatatgccataatttaatattttctgagaattatgtCATACTGGCTGTTTGGGtgcttattttagagtataaaattatgacataatatagacattatggcataaaaaaatattccactcttagtggaatatttttctaTCGTAAAAATCTCTCTCTTTTGATCCAGAGAACCGACCCACTAGTCCATTGATGGTTTCGGTCGGGTCTCCCGACCATCGGCCAACGGTCCCGACCGACGGTCCAACCAGATCCTCCGATCAACATCGATCGGTCCATCGACGCAGTCCAATCACCGGTCCATCGATCTcccactacaagaaagttattgtttaaaaacagaatattaCAAACGGAATTTATTTCGTTTCTACTCTGAACCGACTAGCAATGACAGACAAACAATcgctttttaaatataatctaaACAACAACGACTTACAAACGACTCAatgtaaaatatcatttatttaaatattagaaaatatccgtttctaatccgtttttAATAGTAAAAGTGACTAGAAAcggaattaaaaaattaatatttttaattaaatattattaaatattagaaaatatccgtttttaATCCGTTTCAATGAAAACAGATCTGAAAACTAgactttaaaaattaatattttatttaaatattactaaatattgaaaaatatccgtttctaatccgtttcgaaatagaaagggactagaaacggtttctaaatattaatattttatttaaatatttttaaaaataattaaaaaaatatctgttttaatccgtttctaatagaaaagcGATTAGAAACgaacttaaaaattaatatttttatttaaatattactaaatattagaaaatatccgtttctaatccgttccAAATAGAAAGTGACTGTAAACGgctctaaatattaatattttatttaaatattattaaatattagaaaatatccgttttaATCGGTTTTCAATAGAAAGTGACTGAAAAcggatataaaaattaatatcagatttaaaaaaattattacacatCTGCTTTTCTAATCCGCTTTCAATAGAAGTGATTTAGAAACgaacttaaaaaattaatattttatctaaatattattaaacattagaaaatatccgttttaATCCGTTTCAAATAgttctaaatattaatatttttatttaaatattattaaatattagaaaatatacgTTTTTAAAAACGTTTCTAATAGATTCCGAATATTAAGTTTTGGGAATTGTTTCCATGTTTGACTTTTTAACAtcacaaaaaaatcaagtaCATGTCCATTGTTAAAAACTGTATATATTAGctgatataaatttttagataaatgctaaaaaaatatagttattaTTCATTACCATAAAAATTTACATAAGAGCAAGGAAATATCCTTCAGCCATACTCAAACATTAccacaaaaaaatcatttttttatttatttttttaattataaaaaaaggacaTTCTAGAAGAAGCGCCCTCTTTCGTTCTCTTTCTCATTGTACCAAGAGTTGGGGAAACCAAGAGAGGGGTGAGGAGAGAGCGGCGAGGGTGGCGGCAAGCTGAAGATCCCCTCCCTTCTGAGTCCTCCCAAACGCTCTTCCAGATCGCCTCATCTCCTCCTCCGGtgtgctctctctcttcacCGCCTTTATCCCCTTCTCTGTCTCCTCTGTTACCCTTCTTCTCTTCGTCCTGGTGACCACCGATGTCATTTGCATCGCTGCCAGATCGCCTTGCAACCGCGCATCTGTAAGGCAGCGCGATCGTATGCCTTCGCCGCTTCAACGGCGGTGTCAAAGGTACCAAGCCAGACATGAGATCCCTTCCGATTTGGATCTCTGATCTCCGCCGCATACTTCCCCCACGGCCGTTTCCTCACTCCACGGTACCTCCTCATATCCCGTGCTGGCTCCGGTGCCGGTGCCGGTGCCGGTTCCGGTGAATCATGCCACTCAAACACGGGCGGTGGCGGGTGCTAGATGGATAGCGCGGCGGGTCGGCGTTCTGGGTCGAATCTGAAACTAATAATGAGCGCAACTAAGTTTGGGATCCGATAACAGTAAGGATCCGCTGCTAAGTCGGTGACGAAGTCTGGTACCGCGTTGGAATCACCGAGAAGATGCTCGCGTATGAGGACGAGCACGAAGAAATCCGCTGCTAGGTTTGATTACGAGCTAgttttttctctatggtttggGACCTCTCCGGCGCCAACCTCCATCCAATCCTATCTGAATTCGCTCCATTTCGGTATGGTATTTCGATTCTATTGATATTCTCTCTTGTTGTTCCTAGgattttccccctttt belongs to Dioscorea cayenensis subsp. rotundata cultivar TDr96_F1 chromosome 17, TDr96_F1_v2_PseudoChromosome.rev07_lg8_w22 25.fasta, whole genome shotgun sequence and includes:
- the LOC120280295 gene encoding uncharacterized protein LOC120280295 isoform X2, with the protein product MHHLRYPTAAQERQWLDEVLHLHSLWRRGPPRNHLSPPPPPRSHLAVTAVSQNPENKINKRKGRRKKEQSRQRRKEHQQHQQQQQQQQQQKVSPSAPDTLVVEEEWPCLPSPTSKPEFSNWPNPVTEKRKNLLLSADDQARADAVRVQESGIRTSCEFFSKSSSSDDGDDDDDDDDEDEEDVMEEDEYEEDDAEARAFRFFLGLFEKDGALRRYYEKNWEKGEFFCFVCRATGMKVGKRFLNCVGLVQHSKSISKTKRREAHRGFANAVCRVMGWDMERLPSIVLDLKDSLGQSLAKADKFQERICEGASFDMSKQVAEVAAVTVETVKEVVGSSPSRGIESLIEGQGMHEQSSSDIKEVVNAESNKQVPVSSSPLRDMEAFPEEGKHKDGPSKMTEEVPKEVVTKEGDQEDLANSSPAGNMDALPEEEKIHENGSSDMNKEITNKIVDVQTNIK
- the LOC120280295 gene encoding uncharacterized protein LOC120280295 isoform X1 — translated: MHHLRYPTAAQERQWLDEVLHLHSLWRRGPPRNHLSPPPPPRSHLAVTAVSQNPENKINKRKGRRKKEQSRQRRKEHQQHQQQQQQQQQQKVSPSAPDTLVVEEEWPCLPSPTSKPEFSNWPNPVTEKRKNLLLSADDQARADAVRVQESGIRTSCEFFSKSSSSDDGDDDDDDDDEDEEDVMEEDEYEEDDAEARAFRFFLGLFEKDGALRRYYEKNWEKGEFFCFVCRATGMKVGKRFLNCVGLVQHSKSISKTKRREAHRGFANAVCRVMGWDMERLPSIVLDLKDSLGQSLAKADKFQIQERICEGASFDMSKQVAEVAAVTVETVKEVVGSSPSRGIESLIEGQGMHEQSSSDIKEVVNAESNKQVPVSSSPLRDMEAFPEEGKHKDGPSKMTEEVPKEVVTKEGDQEDLANSSPAGNMDALPEEEKIHENGSSDMNKEITNKIVDVQTNIK